The following are from one region of the Amedibacterium intestinale genome:
- a CDS encoding MATE family efflux transporter yields the protein MKTYVNLLEGKILPALSALALPIMATSFIQMAYNLTDMIWIGRIGANAVASVGAAGMFMWLSNGLATLAKMGGQIKVGQSLGAQKHKDASMYAQSAIQMGIAFAIIFSFLSIVFSHQMIAFFHLNSAKVIEDARIYLMITCGLVIFSFMNQILTGIMTAMGNSRISFQVTAIGLVLNIVLDPLFIFGFGFIPPMGVSGAAIATVFAQFMVFILFLFSIRKDTLVFHEVHVFSNFHTKQGKEIFMIGLPTALQSMLFSSISMFIARMIAGWGDGAVAVQKIGSQIESISWMSAEGYAAALNSFVAQNYGAGKSERIKQGFHVSVGVMLGWGVFTTCLLFFFPQAIFHIFLNDEQVLPLGVDYLRILAISQAFMCLEYAAAGCFNGLGKTLPPSFVSVTLTAIRIPLAYVFSQFIGLNGIWWAITVSSILKGIVLFLWFVIKAKNPAYLKKPVEA from the coding sequence ATGAAAACATATGTGAATTTACTGGAAGGGAAAATATTACCTGCTTTGAGTGCATTGGCTCTGCCTATTATGGCAACCAGTTTCATTCAGATGGCATATAATCTTACAGATATGATATGGATTGGACGTATTGGGGCAAATGCGGTTGCTTCTGTAGGGGCTGCCGGTATGTTTATGTGGTTGTCAAATGGTTTGGCTACATTAGCAAAAATGGGTGGACAAATTAAAGTAGGGCAATCTTTGGGGGCACAAAAACATAAGGATGCTTCCATGTATGCACAAAGTGCGATTCAAATGGGAATCGCTTTCGCAATTATTTTTTCTTTTTTATCGATTGTCTTTTCTCATCAAATGATAGCTTTTTTTCATTTAAATAGTGCAAAAGTAATTGAGGATGCCCGTATTTATTTGATGATTACCTGCGGGCTTGTTATATTTTCTTTTATGAATCAGATTCTTACAGGAATCATGACAGCTATGGGAAATAGCCGTATTTCCTTTCAGGTTACTGCTATTGGTTTGGTGTTAAATATTGTTTTAGATCCTTTGTTTATTTTTGGATTTGGTTTTATTCCACCTATGGGTGTAAGCGGTGCTGCAATCGCAACAGTATTTGCACAGTTTATGGTATTTATATTGTTTCTTTTTTCTATTCGAAAAGATACACTTGTTTTTCATGAGGTACATGTATTCTCCAATTTTCATACGAAACAGGGAAAAGAAATCTTTATGATTGGACTTCCTACAGCTTTGCAAAGTATGCTGTTTTCCAGTATCTCTATGTTTATCGCAAGAATGATTGCCGGATGGGGAGATGGAGCTGTTGCGGTACAAAAAATTGGTTCGCAAATAGAATCTATTTCCTGGATGAGTGCAGAAGGATATGCAGCTGCTTTAAACAGTTTTGTGGCACAAAATTATGGTGCAGGGAAGTCTGAACGTATTAAACAAGGCTTTCATGTATCGGTAGGTGTTATGCTTGGCTGGGGTGTTTTTACAACGTGTCTGTTATTTTTCTTCCCGCAAGCTATTTTCCATATCTTTTTAAATGATGAACAGGTATTGCCATTAGGGGTGGATTATCTTCGTATACTTGCGATATCACAGGCATTTATGTGTCTGGAATATGCAGCGGCAGGTTGTTTTAATGGATTAGGAAAAACACTTCCTCCCTCTTTTGTAAGTGTTACATTAACCGCAATACGTATTCCATTGGCATATGTATTCAGCCAGTTTATTGGACTAAATGGAATCTGGTGGGCTATTACAGTGAGTTCAATTTTGAAAGGAATTGTTTTGTTTTTATGGTTTGTCATAAAGGCAAAAAATCCAGCATATTTAAAAAAACCAGTTGAGGCATAG